One window of Cohnella hashimotonis genomic DNA carries:
- a CDS encoding fumarylacetoacetate hydrolase family protein — translation MTIPGTADCRNIYCVGRNYRLHAAELGNAVPASPMIFAKPSHAAVRLDGTTITLPADRGAVHYEAELVWIAGRHYEPGIALHELYSHFTAGLDLTLRDVQDDLKEKGYPWLAAKGFRHSAPLGDWLPYEAEAETQGRTFAMRLNGKEVQRGDANDMVFDLAALTAHVGGLYGIGPGDLLFTGTPAGVGRLSDGDEVELLWGDDTIGKGTFRL, via the coding sequence ATGACGATCCCTGGCACAGCCGATTGCCGCAATATTTACTGCGTCGGACGCAATTACCGCTTGCACGCCGCCGAACTGGGAAATGCGGTGCCCGCTTCTCCGATGATATTCGCCAAGCCGTCGCATGCCGCCGTACGGTTGGACGGTACGACCATAACGCTGCCGGCCGACCGCGGGGCGGTTCATTATGAAGCCGAACTTGTCTGGATCGCAGGCAGGCACTATGAACCCGGCATCGCACTGCACGAGCTGTATTCGCACTTTACGGCCGGTCTCGATCTTACGCTGCGCGACGTTCAGGACGATTTGAAGGAGAAGGGATATCCGTGGCTTGCGGCCAAGGGCTTCCGTCATTCCGCGCCGCTTGGCGATTGGCTGCCATATGAAGCGGAGGCGGAGACGCAGGGACGTACTTTTGCGATGCGGCTGAACGGCAAAGAAGTGCAGCGTGGCGACGCGAACGATATGGTGTTCGATCTCGCCGCGCTTACAGCGCACGTCGGCGGCCTGTACGGCATCGGTCCCGGCGATCTGCTCTTCACAGGAACGCCGGCTGGCGTGGGCCGTTTATCCGACGGCGACGAGGTCGAGCTCCTGTGGGGCGACGACACGATCGGGAAAGGCACGTTCCGCCTCTAG
- the pepF gene encoding oligoendopeptidase F, with protein sequence MNEVLKRGEVPAEHRWHLEDIYPDQAAWDREYAQVRAQIGEIASYQGKLNDAASISACFAKDDELSLLAERLYVYANMRSHEDMADSKYQALSEKAKKLSVEAGEATSYITPEILSLSEETLKGIIADPSLKPTYRRTLEEMLRRKPHTLSKSEESLLAQVGNLSQAPSTIFGMLNNADMKFPKVKNEKGEEIELTHGRYIQFLESRDRGVREAAFKAVYDTYGKWRNTLASTLNANVTKNLFYAHARHYPSALEMSLFGDNIPVSVYDNLISTIHEHLPLMHRYMALRKKLLKVDELHMYDLFAPLVEEFDMDIGYEDAKKTVYDSLKPLGDDYRKVLQEGFDKGWIDVYENEGKRSGAYSWGAYGTHPYVLLNHKDNLNSMFTLAHEMGHALHSHYSDESNEYRDAQYTIFLAEVASTLNEALLMDYLLDKSKDPKEKMYLLTYYADQFRTTVFRQTMFAEFEKIVHAKAESGESLTPEELSAIYYDLNVKYYGTDMVVDKDIAMEWARIPHFYTSFYVYKYATGFSAATSFAKQILSEGQPAVDRYLGFLKSGGNDYSINILKKAGVDMSTPAPIEQALSVFEGLIEQMEQLTEK encoded by the coding sequence ATGAACGAAGTGCTCAAACGCGGCGAAGTGCCCGCCGAACATCGCTGGCACCTGGAAGACATTTATCCGGACCAGGCAGCCTGGGACCGCGAATACGCGCAAGTGCGCGCGCAGATCGGCGAGATTGCGTCCTACCAGGGCAAGCTGAACGACGCCGCCTCGATCTCCGCCTGCTTCGCCAAGGACGACGAGCTGTCGCTTCTCGCGGAACGCCTCTACGTCTACGCGAATATGCGGAGCCATGAGGACATGGCCGACTCCAAGTATCAGGCGCTTTCCGAGAAAGCCAAAAAGCTGAGCGTCGAAGCCGGCGAAGCGACTTCCTATATTACGCCTGAGATTCTGAGTCTGTCCGAGGAAACGCTCAAGGGCATTATCGCGGATCCGTCGCTTAAGCCTACATACCGGCGCACGCTCGAGGAAATGCTGCGGCGCAAGCCTCATACGCTCTCCAAGAGCGAGGAATCGCTCCTCGCCCAGGTCGGCAACCTGTCCCAGGCGCCGAGCACGATCTTCGGCATGCTGAACAACGCAGACATGAAGTTTCCGAAGGTGAAGAACGAAAAAGGCGAGGAAATCGAGCTGACGCACGGCCGGTATATCCAATTCCTCGAGAGCCGCGACCGCGGCGTGCGCGAGGCTGCCTTCAAGGCGGTGTACGACACGTACGGCAAATGGCGCAACACGCTCGCCTCGACGTTGAACGCGAACGTGACCAAAAACCTGTTTTACGCGCATGCCCGCCATTATCCGTCCGCCCTCGAGATGTCCCTCTTCGGAGACAACATCCCGGTGAGCGTCTACGACAACCTGATCTCTACGATTCACGAGCATCTGCCCCTTATGCACCGCTACATGGCGCTGCGCAAGAAGCTGCTCAAGGTGGACGAGCTTCATATGTACGACCTGTTCGCGCCGCTTGTCGAGGAGTTCGATATGGACATCGGCTACGAGGACGCCAAGAAGACCGTATACGACAGCCTGAAGCCGCTCGGCGACGACTACCGCAAGGTGCTGCAGGAAGGCTTCGACAAGGGTTGGATCGACGTATACGAGAATGAGGGCAAACGCAGCGGCGCATACAGCTGGGGCGCCTACGGTACGCATCCGTACGTGCTGCTCAATCACAAGGACAACCTGAACAGCATGTTCACGCTCGCGCACGAGATGGGTCACGCGCTGCACTCGCATTATTCCGACGAGAGCAACGAATACCGCGACGCGCAGTACACGATCTTCCTCGCGGAAGTCGCCTCGACGCTGAACGAAGCGCTGCTCATGGATTACCTGCTGGACAAATCGAAGGATCCCAAGGAAAAGATGTACCTGCTCACGTACTATGCGGATCAGTTCCGCACGACGGTGTTCCGCCAGACGATGTTCGCCGAGTTCGAGAAGATCGTGCACGCGAAGGCCGAGAGCGGCGAATCGCTCACGCCGGAAGAGTTGTCGGCGATCTACTACGACCTGAACGTCAAGTATTACGGCACCGATATGGTCGTGGACAAGGACATCGCGATGGAATGGGCGCGCATTCCCCACTTCTACACGAGCTTCTATGTGTACAAGTACGCGACCGGCTTCTCGGCGGCGACGAGCTTCGCCAAGCAGATCCTGAGCGAAGGCCAGCCCGCGGTCGACCGTTATCTCGGATTCCTGAAGAGCGGCGGCAACGATTACTCGATCAACATTCTCAAAAAAGCCGGCGTCGACATGTCGACGCCGGCCCCGATCGAGCAGGCGCTCAGCGTGTTCGAAGGGTTGATCGAGCAAATGGAGCAATTAACAGAGAAATAA
- a CDS encoding DNA-deoxyinosine glycosylase — MTTSNKVYAMPPVVDARSRILFLGSMPGTASLAASRYYGHARNHFWPIFYRLYGADTPDASYEDRLRFALAHGCALWDTIAACEREGSLDADIREAEPTDIPGLLLAYPNIELIVCNGGKSYDTLARHHGRNPEVQRRVVLKLPSTSPIPTRQHKGLEEKAAAWLEALSPFVKGRLDA, encoded by the coding sequence ATGACGACGTCAAACAAGGTTTATGCCATGCCGCCGGTCGTTGACGCGCGTTCGCGGATTCTTTTTCTGGGCAGCATGCCGGGGACGGCATCGCTCGCCGCGAGCCGATATTACGGGCATGCCCGCAACCACTTTTGGCCGATCTTCTATAGACTGTACGGCGCAGATACGCCGGACGCGTCTTATGAGGATCGGCTTCGTTTTGCGTTGGCGCACGGATGCGCGCTCTGGGATACGATCGCGGCTTGCGAGCGGGAGGGAAGTCTGGACGCCGATATAAGAGAGGCCGAGCCTACGGATATTCCGGGCTTGCTGCTGGCCTACCCGAACATCGAGCTCATCGTATGCAACGGGGGAAAATCATACGACACGCTTGCCAGGCACCATGGTCGGAATCCGGAGGTGCAAAGGCGCGTCGTGCTGAAGCTGCCGTCGACGAGTCCGATTCCAACGCGGCAGCACAAGGGGCTCGAGGAGAAGGCGGCGGCTTGGCTTGAGGCGCTGTCGCCGTTCGTTAAGGGGCGGCTGGATGCTTGA
- a CDS encoding cold shock domain-containing protein, with the protein MRGTVKWFNAEKGYGFISVEDGNDVFVHFSAIQGDGFKTLDEGQAVEFEITDGNRGPQASNVVKL; encoded by the coding sequence TTGAGAGGAACAGTTAAGTGGTTTAACGCAGAGAAGGGCTACGGCTTTATCTCGGTCGAAGACGGCAACGACGTATTCGTGCATTTCTCCGCTATCCAAGGCGACGGCTTCAAGACCTTGGACGAAGGCCAAGCGGTAGAATTCGAGATCACCGACGGCAACCGCGGACCGCAAGCATCCAACGTCGTTAAGCTGTAA
- a CDS encoding HD-GYP domain-containing protein, whose protein sequence is MQRKDLTSEQLLTIIFEYMAKISSESKLDKVLVLMANMGREMIVADRCTVWLIDEARSELYTTVAHGVKEIRIPIGSGLVGHAIATGEPVIIEDARHDPRHNAENDRKTGYQTKSIITIPFRNNDGETIGAYQAINKMTEAGKFTDYDMNLLSLAASYAGKSLESVMLHQEIADTQREIISTMGEIGEIRSKETGNHVRRVAEYSYVLAKAYGLSGREAETLRDVSPMHDIGKVAIPDAVLNKPGKLTDEEYDIIKSHTRIGHQLLKGSRRELLAAAAIIAEQHHEKWDGSGYPNGLAGEDIHIFGRITAVADVFDALSAERVYKAAWPLDRIEKLFREERGRHFDPAVVDVFFDKLGELVDIRDRLNDGMNEETG, encoded by the coding sequence ATGCAGCGGAAAGACTTGACGTCCGAACAATTGCTGACCATTATATTCGAATATATGGCCAAGATATCGAGCGAATCCAAGCTGGACAAGGTGCTCGTGCTGATGGCGAATATGGGGCGCGAGATGATCGTGGCCGATCGATGTACGGTCTGGCTCATCGACGAAGCAAGGAGCGAATTGTACACGACCGTCGCTCACGGCGTCAAGGAGATCCGGATCCCGATCGGTTCGGGCCTTGTCGGACATGCCATCGCTACCGGAGAACCGGTCATCATCGAGGACGCCCGCCACGATCCTCGCCACAATGCGGAGAACGACCGCAAGACGGGCTACCAGACGAAGTCGATTATCACGATTCCGTTCAGGAACAACGACGGCGAGACGATCGGCGCCTACCAGGCGATCAATAAAATGACCGAAGCCGGCAAATTCACCGATTACGACATGAACCTGCTGTCGCTTGCCGCCTCCTATGCGGGCAAATCGCTCGAGTCGGTCATGCTGCATCAGGAAATCGCGGACACCCAGCGCGAGATTATATCCACGATGGGCGAGATCGGCGAGATTCGTTCCAAGGAGACGGGTAATCACGTCCGGCGCGTCGCCGAGTACTCCTACGTGCTGGCCAAGGCGTACGGTTTGAGCGGCCGCGAGGCCGAGACGCTGCGCGACGTGTCCCCGATGCACGACATCGGCAAGGTCGCGATTCCCGACGCCGTGCTGAACAAGCCGGGCAAGCTGACCGACGAGGAGTACGATATCATCAAGTCGCATACCCGGATCGGTCATCAGCTGCTCAAGGGCTCGCGCCGCGAGCTGCTTGCCGCTGCCGCGATCATCGCGGAGCAGCATCACGAGAAGTGGGACGGCAGCGGATACCCCAACGGGCTCGCCGGCGAAGACATTCATATTTTCGGCCGGATCACCGCCGTTGCCGACGTGTTCGACGCGCTTAGCGCGGAGCGCGTATACAAGGCCGCATGGCCGCTCGACCGCATCGAAAAGCTGTTCCGCGAGGAGCGCGGCAGGCACTTCGATCCCGCCGTCGTGGACGTCTTTTTCGACAAGCTGGGCGAACTGGTCGACATTCGCGACCGGTTGAACGACGGGATGAACGAAGAGACCGGGTAG
- a CDS encoding glycerophosphodiester phosphodiesterase — translation MYETEKAALHPCVAHRGWSGAAPENTMAAFRLALSEPAVKWIELDVHLSKDEIPVVIHDASLKRTAGVKARVRDKTASELAALDAGSWFHRMYAGEGIPTLSQVLELTAGRCRLNIELKDGESDKDLLARKVGEQLQSAGREEDSILTSFDHALLLAARRHAPRTRTGLILDKRPSNIAAVLESLGAKVLSINHKYVNVALLAQTEAAGIEVMAWTVNEQRELGKLAAYSQSFQLCTNYPDRWLAAVK, via the coding sequence ATGTACGAGACTGAAAAGGCCGCTTTGCATCCCTGCGTCGCGCATCGCGGCTGGTCCGGCGCAGCACCGGAGAACACGATGGCCGCATTCAGACTGGCGCTTAGCGAGCCTGCGGTTAAGTGGATCGAGCTTGACGTACACCTGTCGAAGGACGAGATTCCCGTCGTAATTCACGACGCGTCGCTCAAACGGACGGCCGGCGTCAAGGCGAGGGTGAGAGACAAAACCGCGTCTGAGCTGGCCGCGCTGGATGCGGGCAGCTGGTTTCACCGCATGTATGCGGGCGAAGGCATCCCGACGCTTTCGCAGGTGCTTGAGCTGACTGCCGGCAGATGCAGGCTGAATATTGAACTCAAAGACGGGGAGTCGGACAAGGACCTGCTCGCTCGCAAGGTGGGAGAGCAGCTGCAATCGGCGGGGCGCGAGGAGGACTCGATCCTGACGTCCTTCGACCACGCGCTGCTGCTCGCCGCGAGGCGCCATGCGCCGCGCACGCGAACCGGACTTATTCTGGACAAGCGGCCTTCCAACATTGCCGCCGTTCTCGAATCGCTGGGCGCCAAGGTACTGTCGATTAACCACAAGTACGTGAACGTCGCGCTGCTCGCGCAGACCGAAGCCGCCGGCATCGAGGTCATGGCATGGACGGTGAACGAGCAGCGGGAGCTTGGCAAGCTCGCAGCCTATTCGCAATCTTTTCAGCTATGCACGAATTATCCGGACCGCTGGCTCGCGGCCGTTAAATAA
- a CDS encoding carbohydrate ABC transporter permease has protein sequence MKTTLKNPYVYMLFVVPTVAMYFLFFIYPTITSFVFGFTDWDGLNPRQFIGLDNFVNAFKDAEFRSSIWNNLIILLFSCCIQVPLIIIFSLLISNVKRFQGFYKTTVFMPSILSTSIIGILWGYIYDPDVGLLNNFLNLFGIEPIYWLAEPKWAMFSILLTNAWQWMGFYIVLILAAILGIPKDIDEAAMIDGATGVQRAWYLTVPLIRPIINVVIMLSIAGALRVVDIVLVMTGGGPAGSTEVMASYMVNKAIKYGDYGYGSALSIIIFVIALILTALYQLLIARRQERIEY, from the coding sequence ATGAAAACGACGTTAAAAAATCCCTATGTCTATATGCTGTTTGTCGTGCCTACGGTCGCGATGTACTTTCTGTTCTTTATTTACCCGACGATCACGTCGTTCGTGTTCGGCTTCACCGACTGGGACGGATTGAACCCCAGGCAGTTCATCGGCTTGGATAACTTCGTCAATGCCTTCAAGGACGCCGAGTTCCGCAGTTCGATCTGGAACAACCTGATCATCCTGCTGTTTTCCTGCTGCATCCAGGTGCCGCTCATCATTATTTTTTCGCTGCTGATCAGCAACGTCAAGCGATTTCAGGGCTTCTACAAGACGACCGTGTTCATGCCTTCCATTCTCTCGACTTCGATCATCGGGATCCTTTGGGGTTATATCTACGATCCGGACGTGGGACTGCTCAACAACTTTTTGAACTTGTTCGGCATCGAACCGATCTACTGGCTGGCCGAGCCTAAGTGGGCAATGTTCTCGATCCTGCTGACGAACGCCTGGCAGTGGATGGGCTTCTATATCGTTCTTATTCTGGCTGCGATCCTCGGCATTCCGAAGGATATCGACGAGGCGGCCATGATCGACGGGGCGACCGGAGTCCAGCGCGCTTGGTATTTGACCGTTCCGCTGATCCGGCCGATCATCAATGTCGTGATCATGCTGTCGATCGCAGGCGCGCTGCGCGTCGTCGACATCGTCCTCGTCATGACGGGAGGCGGACCTGCGGGCAGCACCGAGGTCATGGCCTCCTACATGGTCAACAAAGCGATCAAGTACGGCGATTACGGCTACGGCTCCGCGCTCTCCATCATCATTTTTGTCATCGCGCTCATTCTTACCGCGCTGTATCAGCTGCTCATCGCGAGAAGACAGGAAAGGATTGAGTACTGA
- a CDS encoding class I SAM-dependent methyltransferase — MEKKPAYPQTGVASTCRSYEEYERMFGIEPDKLLGEKVLDVAGGASSFTAQLCDRGIDAYAADPFYAGDRQAVIARARREIDTSSAKIAAMKHVYDWSYYGSPARHRQIRDASLEAFAVHFQSEAEGERYVAASLPQLPFGNDTFSLIVCSHFLFLYADQFDQAFHEAALRELLRAAKPGGEIRIYPLVTLAWEPVPYMNRLLDLLAEEAEASLVPCCLPFVPRESSVLALRKKIHV; from the coding sequence ATGGAGAAAAAGCCTGCATACCCCCAGACAGGGGTCGCTTCGACTTGCCGTTCATACGAGGAATACGAGCGGATGTTCGGAATCGAGCCGGACAAACTTCTTGGTGAAAAGGTACTGGACGTCGCAGGGGGCGCATCTTCGTTCACGGCGCAGCTATGCGATCGGGGGATCGACGCATACGCGGCGGACCCTTTTTACGCAGGCGACCGGCAAGCGGTCATTGCCCGGGCGCGAAGGGAGATCGACACGTCCTCCGCCAAGATCGCCGCCATGAAGCATGTGTACGACTGGAGCTATTACGGATCGCCGGCGCGTCATAGGCAGATCCGCGATGCGTCGCTTGAAGCCTTCGCCGTTCACTTTCAATCGGAAGCGGAAGGGGAAAGGTATGTGGCCGCGTCATTGCCGCAATTGCCGTTCGGGAACGATACGTTTTCCCTGATCGTGTGCAGCCATTTTTTATTTTTGTATGCGGACCAATTCGACCAGGCCTTCCACGAGGCGGCGCTTCGCGAGCTGCTGCGCGCGGCAAAGCCCGGCGGCGAGATTCGAATTTATCCGCTGGTTACGCTAGCCTGGGAGCCGGTGCCCTACATGAACCGGCTGCTTGACTTACTGGCGGAGGAGGCCGAAGCTTCGCTCGTTCCATGTTGCCTGCCGTTCGTGCCAAGGGAGAGCAGCGTGCTGGCGCTTCGCAAAAAGATTCACGTTTAA
- a CDS encoding CapA family protein: MPYSRVQSKQKAKRKRRWPIVAISALAVALIAAVGVYAAILAGNGDGDASPPAPPVSTSSASASASASSPPDDATASPVESSQPAETPDSAPSSEPDDNGEVDQPDEGAPAETASPSTEEPEATPETGTTNDPGTSAPTGATVTLAFVGDILPASTVGKLIDQYGVDYPFKLAKPLLESADIAAGNLEAPITTRGTPAENKQFVFKGKPAYLAGLKNAGLDVVSLANNHTLDQGWQGLSDTMDALDDIKLKHMGSGADEKEAFEPVYIEHNGLMVAYIGVSNVVPEGSWKAGPDHPGVAETYDTTRAVAAVKKARELADIVVVMVHWGNERADTPKDAQFNVGHTLIDAGADLIIGSHPHVLQGFEAYKGKWIAYSLGNFVFTTKQEYSKTQDTGVLTATCAADGNCRLKFDPMYAKASQPGPMEPEQGKALLARLNKVSYRATVDSNGRITAK; encoded by the coding sequence ATGCCTTATTCCCGCGTTCAATCCAAGCAAAAAGCCAAGCGAAAACGCCGCTGGCCTATCGTCGCGATCAGCGCGCTTGCCGTAGCGCTGATCGCGGCGGTGGGCGTGTACGCGGCCATTCTGGCGGGCAACGGAGACGGAGATGCGTCGCCGCCTGCGCCGCCGGTCTCCACCTCGTCCGCATCTGCCTCCGCGTCCGCGAGTTCGCCGCCGGACGATGCGACGGCATCGCCTGTCGAATCTTCTCAGCCTGCAGAGACGCCTGACTCCGCGCCTTCGTCCGAACCTGACGATAATGGGGAAGTAGATCAGCCGGATGAGGGCGCGCCTGCAGAAACGGCTTCTCCCTCTACCGAAGAGCCGGAGGCCACGCCTGAGACTGGGACTACAAACGATCCAGGCACCTCGGCGCCAACGGGCGCGACCGTCACGCTAGCCTTCGTCGGCGATATTTTACCTGCGTCCACCGTCGGCAAGCTTATCGACCAGTACGGCGTGGATTACCCGTTCAAGCTGGCGAAGCCGCTGCTGGAGTCGGCAGATATCGCGGCCGGCAACCTTGAGGCGCCGATCACGACGCGCGGCACGCCCGCGGAGAACAAACAATTCGTATTCAAAGGCAAGCCGGCGTACCTGGCAGGACTCAAAAATGCCGGACTGGACGTCGTCAGTCTCGCCAACAACCATACGCTCGATCAGGGCTGGCAGGGTTTAAGCGACACGATGGATGCGCTCGACGACATCAAGCTCAAGCATATGGGGTCGGGCGCGGACGAAAAGGAAGCGTTCGAGCCCGTCTACATCGAGCATAACGGCCTGATGGTCGCTTATATCGGCGTTTCCAACGTCGTGCCCGAGGGCTCGTGGAAAGCAGGACCCGATCATCCCGGTGTCGCCGAGACTTACGATACGACCCGGGCCGTAGCGGCGGTCAAGAAGGCGCGCGAGCTCGCGGACATCGTCGTCGTGATGGTCCATTGGGGCAACGAGCGGGCGGATACGCCAAAAGACGCGCAGTTCAACGTCGGCCATACGCTGATCGACGCGGGCGCCGACCTGATTATCGGCAGCCATCCCCATGTGCTGCAGGGCTTTGAAGCTTACAAAGGCAAATGGATTGCATACAGCCTCGGCAATTTCGTTTTCACCACGAAGCAGGAGTACTCCAAGACGCAGGATACCGGCGTGTTGACCGCGACATGCGCTGCGGACGGCAATTGCCGGCTGAAGTTCGATCCGATGTATGCCAAGGCTTCGCAGCCCGGACCGATGGAGCCGGAGCAGGGCAAAGCGCTGTTGGCCAGATTGAACAAGGTGTCTTATCGCGCGACCGTCGATTCGAACGGCCGCATTACGGCTAAGTAA
- a CDS encoding extracellular solute-binding protein, with translation MKKKLTSVLAASVAMSAVLAGCGGNNDNNGAASPSASESSSPSATASASASPSASASEPAKVENFTVSLRHIQIGEPQKFRKAILDDVVKKTESEVPGLKFELDGVEDSVNRFTKLPAEMAAGNPPKVFSLFGGAGDAQKYAKAGRLLDLTPILDELGIKDKFLNVLDSFSVDGKVYGLPIGGNTEGIFYNTELFSKYNLNPPTTWDDLVKAADTLAQNKITPFAVGSKGAWVPNMLVNTLIGRVAGEAAIPGFKSGEAKWNSPDVVAAYQLYADWEKKGYFTKGELGKEYGDMLNDFVAGKAGMMFDGSWRNSAFKNDAVGAAIAGKVAYVALPAVPNGKGDQTAVNANYGEGYGFSADLNDNELAAVKAFIKNMYSDEMQLRGLLEDGVLPSMQLSDASIAQVTDPLLKQVLDVLKSAGKTFPHFDSVVQSKVYTETETQLQKLIAGKATPQQVGDAIQKVQDAENAAAK, from the coding sequence GTGAAAAAGAAACTGACTTCCGTATTGGCTGCATCGGTCGCCATGTCCGCGGTGCTGGCAGGCTGCGGCGGTAACAATGACAACAACGGCGCCGCATCTCCTTCGGCAAGCGAGTCGTCCAGCCCCAGCGCTACGGCTTCGGCGTCCGCTTCGCCTTCGGCCAGCGCTTCCGAGCCTGCAAAGGTAGAAAACTTCACGGTCTCACTCCGCCACATTCAGATCGGCGAGCCGCAAAAATTCCGCAAGGCGATTCTCGACGACGTCGTCAAAAAGACGGAAAGCGAAGTGCCCGGACTGAAATTCGAACTCGACGGCGTCGAAGACAGCGTCAATCGCTTCACGAAGCTGCCGGCCGAAATGGCCGCGGGCAATCCGCCTAAAGTATTTTCGCTGTTCGGCGGCGCCGGCGACGCGCAGAAATACGCCAAAGCCGGACGCCTGCTCGATCTGACCCCGATTCTTGACGAGCTGGGCATCAAAGACAAGTTCCTGAACGTGCTCGATTCCTTCTCCGTTGACGGCAAGGTGTACGGCCTGCCGATCGGCGGCAATACCGAAGGCATTTTCTACAATACCGAGCTCTTCTCGAAGTATAACCTGAATCCGCCGACCACGTGGGACGATCTCGTCAAAGCGGCCGACACGCTGGCGCAGAACAAAATCACGCCGTTCGCCGTCGGCTCCAAGGGCGCGTGGGTGCCCAATATGCTCGTGAACACGCTGATCGGCCGCGTCGCGGGCGAAGCCGCCATTCCGGGCTTCAAGTCCGGCGAAGCGAAGTGGAACTCCCCGGACGTCGTAGCCGCTTACCAGCTGTACGCCGACTGGGAGAAGAAGGGCTACTTCACGAAAGGCGAGCTGGGCAAGGAATACGGCGACATGCTGAACGACTTCGTCGCCGGCAAAGCCGGTATGATGTTCGACGGCTCCTGGCGCAACTCGGCGTTCAAGAACGACGCCGTCGGCGCGGCGATTGCGGGCAAGGTCGCTTATGTGGCGCTGCCGGCAGTGCCCAACGGCAAAGGCGACCAGACGGCCGTCAACGCCAACTACGGCGAAGGCTACGGCTTCTCCGCCGACCTGAACGACAACGAGCTCGCCGCCGTCAAGGCGTTTATCAAAAATATGTACTCCGACGAAATGCAGCTTCGCGGCCTGCTTGAGGACGGCGTATTGCCTTCGATGCAGCTGTCCGACGCGTCCATCGCGCAAGTGACGGACCCGCTGCTCAAGCAAGTGCTCGACGTGCTGAAGTCCGCGGGCAAGACGTTCCCGCACTTCGACTCCGTCGTGCAGTCCAAGGTTTACACCGAGACCGAGACGCAGCTGCAAAAGCTCATCGCAGGCAAGGCTACGCCGCAGCAAGTGGGCGACGCCATCCAAAAAGTACAAGACGCAGAAAACGCCGCCGCGAAGTAA
- a CDS encoding carbohydrate ABC transporter permease has product MPVAVKKTIPHFFMIVYVVIILVPFLFVLFSSLKANNTEIALHPFGLPKTWVFENYKEAWVKAKISVYFFNSLYLAASAAVVGVLMAAATAFAMARMKLTRISKWIYQLVLVGMLIPGNVLFIAQYFLVRDLHILDTHWALFLPYTAGALPFSVLLLVAFMHNIPHELEEAATIDGMGAIRMFWKIILPLTIPALVTVFIVNFLGNWNEYLLANFFISRDALRTLPTGMVGFRDAFQTNYALVCTGIVFSVLPVLLLYSFLQRQIIEGLTAGSVKG; this is encoded by the coding sequence ATGCCGGTCGCCGTCAAAAAAACTATTCCGCACTTTTTCATGATCGTCTACGTCGTCATCATTCTCGTGCCGTTCCTGTTCGTGCTGTTTTCCTCGCTCAAAGCCAACAATACCGAAATTGCGCTGCACCCGTTCGGCTTGCCGAAAACCTGGGTGTTCGAGAACTACAAGGAAGCCTGGGTCAAAGCGAAGATCAGCGTCTACTTCTTCAACAGCTTGTACCTGGCCGCGAGCGCTGCAGTCGTCGGCGTGCTCATGGCCGCCGCCACGGCATTCGCCATGGCGCGCATGAAGCTGACGCGGATCAGCAAATGGATCTATCAGCTCGTGCTGGTCGGCATGCTGATTCCCGGCAACGTACTGTTTATCGCACAGTACTTTCTGGTACGGGACCTTCACATCCTCGATACGCACTGGGCGCTGTTCCTGCCCTACACGGCTGGCGCGCTGCCATTCAGCGTGCTGCTGCTCGTTGCTTTCATGCACAACATCCCGCACGAGCTCGAGGAGGCCGCGACGATCGACGGCATGGGCGCGATCCGCATGTTCTGGAAGATCATCCTGCCGCTTACGATTCCGGCGCTCGTCACCGTGTTCATCGTGAACTTTCTGGGCAACTGGAACGAATATCTGCTCGCCAACTTCTTCATCAGCCGCGATGCGCTCCGGACGCTGCCGACGGGCATGGTCGGCTTCCGCGACGCCTTCCAGACCAACTATGCGCTCGTTTGCACAGGCATCGTGTTCAGCGTGCTGCCGGTGCTGCTCCTGTATTCGTTTTTGCAGCGGCAGATCATCGAAGGCCTCACCGCAGGCAGCGTGAAGGGCTAA